A window of the Pristiophorus japonicus isolate sPriJap1 chromosome 13, sPriJap1.hap1, whole genome shotgun sequence genome harbors these coding sequences:
- the LOC139278975 gene encoding protein phosphatase 1 regulatory subunit 3E, with the protein MEETAVHSSLCIPRNFSCMAALYGSLADDCSLAEEAGGAAEGGGGGGLEIQGSEGSQPKNPPSERQRSRNATTSTNSSSNSPSPGQRRRAKSLPAPGHRDTSALERVAACPARRKNVRFADSLGLELTTIRHFCDADMPQIPHRVMARLREERPERLVSRDMLDMFLGHPAHALEPQFVNPGSRPDFLEQVRLARVCLEGISTDQFSILGTVRVSNLAYEKQVVVRYTLNQWTSSVDIAASYTAQAPDGQTDFFSFKLVTPVFLDVGGTLQFAIRYTVAGQEYWDNNGGSNYQLLLLACEGGLQISVNLTFVLGSICAVKM; encoded by the exons ATGGAGGAAACAGCGGTGCATTCGAGTTTGTGCATCCCGCGGAACTTCAGCTGCATGGCCGCGCTGTACGGAAGCTTGGCGGACGATTGCTCCTTGGCCGAGGAGGCTGGTGGagcagcagaaggaggaggaggaggggggcttGAGATCCAGGGCAGCGAAGGCTCTCAGCCCAAGAACCCACCGTCAGAGAGGCAGCGCAGCCGAAATGCCACCACCAgcaccaacagcagcagcaacagcccgAGTCCCGGACAACGCCGGAGAGCCAAGTCTTTGCCAGCTCCCGGGCACCGCGACACCTCGGCTCTGGAACGTGTGGCCGCTTGCCCGGCCAGGAGGAAGAATGTCCGCTTCGCTGACTCCTTGGGGCTGGAGCTGACCACCATCCGGCACTTCTGCGACGCCGACATGCCCCAGATCCCGCACCGGGTGATGGCCAGGCTGCGAGAGGAGCGACCCGAGCGCTTGGTGAGCAGGGACATGTTGGACATGTTCCTGGGCCACCCCGCTCACGCATTGGAGCCTCAGTTCGTCAACCCCGGCAGCCGGCCAGATTTCCTGGAGCAGGTCAGGCTGGCACGAGTGTGCCTGGAGGGCATCTCCACCGACCAGTTTAGCATCCTGGGGACCGTCAGGGTCAGCAACCTGGCCTACGAGAAGCAGGTGGTGGTCAGGTACACCCTCAACCAGTGGACCTCCTCGGTGGACATCGCCGCCTCCTACACCGCCCAAGCCCCCGACGGCCAGACTGACTTCTTCTCCTTCAAGCTGGTCACTCCCGTCTTCCTGGACGTTGGCGGCACTCTCCAGTTCGCCATCCGCTACACGGTGGCAGGGCAGGAGTACTGGGACAATAACGGGGGCTCCAACTACCAG CTCCTGTTGCTGGCTTGTGAAGGTGGTCTGCAGATTAGTGTTAACTTGACTTTTGTACTTGGCTCGATTTGTGCTGTGAAAATGTAA